The region CCGCGATCGGCGAGCAGATCTACGCGCACGTGCGCTACAAGGGCGTGACCTACCGCGGGCGCGAGGCCTTCGCACTGCTGCACAGGCAGCAGATGGAGGGCCTGCGCGAGGCGGCGATGCGCGGCATGGTGGTGAAGGTGAACTCGGTGCTCATCCCCGGCGTGAACGATAGGCACCTGGTGGAGGTGGCGCGCAAGGTGCGCGACCTGGGCGCGTACATCATGAATATCATCCCCATGCTGCCGCTGGCGAAGTTCAAGGACATCCCCGAGCCTTCGCTGGCCGATGTGAACCGCGTGCGCAATGAGTGCGGCCAGATAATCCAGCAGTTCCGCAACTGCACGCGCTGTCGCGCCGATGCGATCGGCGTGCCCGGCGAGGAGGGCAGCGGCTGTGGCGCGGGCGCGGGTGCGGCCAAGGAGAAGACCTGCACGCCCAAGTTTATGGGCGGCAAGGCTATCGTGCGGCTGAAGCCGACCGACCCGATCTAGGCTGTGTGCTGGCTGGGACCGCCAGGGCACTGCCCGCTCTGGCGCTCGATGGCGAGCACCCACATCCTACGAGCACGTTGACCGATCAGATAGAACCTCATCTGCGCGAGAGCAAAAAGACGACGACGAGCACACATTTATGCAGTGTCGCAGCGCAAAAACAATGACGTATTGCTGTTTTTTTCTCTTGCTGTTGCGGAAGCGAAGGAAGATCATGAAATTTAAATGTAACATTGCGCTGACTGAGCGCGAAGGCCATATCGCGATCAAGGGCCAGGATGGCTGCCAGCGCAGCGATGGCTCGAACTGCTTTATCAAGAGCAATGTGCCCACCACCCCGGGCGACATGACCGAGCGCGGCTGCACCTACGCCGGATGTCGTGGCGTGGTCGGCGGGCCGGTGAAGGATGTCATCCAGCTCACCCACGGCCCGATCGGCTGCGCCTTCTTCTCGTGGGGCTACCGCCCGCACCTGGCCGAGACCGACTTCCACATGAAGTACACCTTCGTGAGCGACATGAACGAGTCGAACATCGTGTTCGGCGGCGAGAAGAAGCTGCTGCAGTGCATCGTGGAGGCCGCGCAGGAGTTCCCCGAGGCCAAGGGCGTGTTTGTCTACAACACCTGCTCCACCGCGCTGATTGGCGACGACGGCAAGGATGTGGCCAAGCAGGCGACGGAGATCATCGGCAAGCCCGTGGTATTTTTTGAGTGCGAGGGCTTCCGCGGCGTTAGCCAGTCGGCGGGCCACCACGTGGGCAACGAGACGATCTTCAAGGAGCTGGTCGGCTCGGTCGAGCCGGAGGGCGACTTCAGCAACTCGATCAACATCATCGGCGACTACAACATCAAGAACGACATCCGCACCTTCGAGCCGCTGTTCGAGGCCATGGGCCTGCAGATCATCGCGCGCTTCACCGGCAACGTCTCGGTCGACGACCTGAAGATCATGCACAAGGCCCAGCTGAACGTGGTGCACTGCCAGCGCTCGGCCACCTACATCGCCGAGATGATGCGCGACAAGTATGGCACGCCCTTCATCGACGTGACGCTCTGGGGCATTAAGCACATGTCCAAGGCCCTGCGCGACACCGCCGCCTTCTTTGGGCTAGAGGACCGGGCCGAGGAGGTGATCGCCGCCGAGCTGGCCAAGATCAAGCCGAAGATCGACTACTACCGCGAGCGCTTCGCGGGCAAGACGGCCTTTGTCTACCAGGGCGGCCCGCGCTCGTGGCACTGGATCGAGCTGCTGCGCGAGATCGGCATCGAGGTGATGTACGCCGCCACCACCTTCGGCCACGAGGACGACTACCAGAAGATCTTTAGCCAGATCAGCGATGGCGCGCTGGTGGTGGACAACCCCAACGTGCCCGAGATCGAGGAGATCCTGCGCGAGTGCAAGCCCGATCTGTTTATCTCGGGCAACAAAGAGAAGTACGTGGCCTACAAGCTGGGCGTGCCGTTTGTGAACGGCCACACCTATGACACCGGCCCCTACGCGGGCTTCTCGGGCATGGTCAACTTTGCCCGCGACATCGACAAGGCGCTGCACGCGCCGATCTGGGGCCTGCTGTCGCAGCAGGGCCGACCTGTGCCGTCGTCACTTTCAGCCGCAGGAGACTAAGCCATGAGCGTGATCACCAAGCAGCAGCGCGCAGTCGCCATCAACCCCAGCCGCGCCTGCGCCCCCATGGGCGCGATGCTGGCCAACTTCGGCATCCACGGCGCGCTGACCATCAACCACGGCTCGCAGGGCTGCGCCACCTACCCGCGCCACCAGATGGCCCGCCACTTCCGCGAGCCGATCGAGGTGGGCACCACGTCGCTCACCGAGCGCACCACGGTCTACGGCGGCAAGGAGAATCTGATCGCCGCGCTCAAGAACATCTACGAGCGCTTCCACCCCACCATGATCACGATCTGCTCGACCTGCCTCTCCGAGACGATCGGCGATGACATGATGGCGATTGTGGACGATTTCCGCAGCGCCTACCCCGAGATGGATGTGCCGATCTTGGCCGTCAAGACGCCATCCTACGTGGGCACGCACATCACCGGCTTCGACAGCTACCTGAAGCAGCTGCTCACCGAGTTCCCGCAGCGCCGCGCCAGGGGCGAGACCAACGGCAAGGTCAACATCATCCCCGGCTGGGTGAACCCCGGCGACATCCGCGAGCTGAAGTCGATCGCGCACGAGATGGGCGTGGATGCCACCATCCTCACCGACTACTCCGACACG is a window of Chloroflexia bacterium SDU3-3 DNA encoding:
- a CDS encoding nitrogenase component I subunit alpha — translated: MKFKCNIALTEREGHIAIKGQDGCQRSDGSNCFIKSNVPTTPGDMTERGCTYAGCRGVVGGPVKDVIQLTHGPIGCAFFSWGYRPHLAETDFHMKYTFVSDMNESNIVFGGEKKLLQCIVEAAQEFPEAKGVFVYNTCSTALIGDDGKDVAKQATEIIGKPVVFFECEGFRGVSQSAGHHVGNETIFKELVGSVEPEGDFSNSINIIGDYNIKNDIRTFEPLFEAMGLQIIARFTGNVSVDDLKIMHKAQLNVVHCQRSATYIAEMMRDKYGTPFIDVTLWGIKHMSKALRDTAAFFGLEDRAEEVIAAELAKIKPKIDYYRERFAGKTAFVYQGGPRSWHWIELLREIGIEVMYAATTFGHEDDYQKIFSQISDGALVVDNPNVPEIEEILRECKPDLFISGNKEKYVAYKLGVPFVNGHTYDTGPYAGFSGMVNFARDIDKALHAPIWGLLSQQGRPVPSSLSAAGD
- a CDS encoding radical SAM protein; the protein is MEPTEPRPNSECQGSCIPKVDLSNHPCYSRAAHFRFGRIHVPVAPRCNIQCNYCIRKYACPNENRPGVTMRVISPDEAMNTIRDAVAKEPRIRVLGVAGPGDALANDPTIETFARAKEEFPQLTRCMSTNGLLLPDRIDDIDRAGVTALTITINAVDPAIGEQIYAHVRYKGVTYRGREAFALLHRQQMEGLREAAMRGMVVKVNSVLIPGVNDRHLVEVARKVRDLGAYIMNIIPMLPLAKFKDIPEPSLADVNRVRNECGQIIQQFRNCTRCRADAIGVPGEEGSGCGAGAGAAKEKTCTPKFMGGKAIVRLKPTDPI